ACCAATGTAACGGCACGATTCTTGTCGTAAGTAGTGGAAAAACGGAAATAGACTACGCAAATAAGTCTAAAGAGTTACTTTTGAATGCAAAAGGAAGGCTACTCGGGGTTGTATTGAACAATAAGAAGGATAAAAAGGGGAGCTATTATTACTACTATGGAGGAAAATAGACCTAATTAGACAATTTACACCCCTTTAATTGGCTGAACTTGCATGGTAAGATAGGCTTATGTTTTGGGAAAATTAGGGGGTAGAGGAAATGATTGATATTCATTGTCACATTTTACCGAATCTGGATGACGGATCGAAATCGATGGCCGAAAGCATCGGAATGGCTAAAAAGGCCGTACAAGAAGGGATTAACACGATCATTGCAACACCCCATCATAAGAACGGAAGCTATGAAAATACGAAACATTCGATCCTTGAACATGTACAAGCCCTAAATGATGTACTTGTACAGGAAATGATCCCACTAACGATTCTGCCTGGACAAGAAGTAAGGATTTATGGTGAAGTACTCCATGATTTTGAAAAGGGAGAGATCCTTACATTAAATGACGGGGGAAATTACTTATTTGTAGAATTTCCATCTGGCTCGGTACCTAGGTTTACGGAAAAGCTTTTATATGATATTCAGATGAGAGGTCTAACCCCAATCATCGTTCACCCTGAGCGGAATCAAACTTTAATTGAAAACCCTGAGATGTTGTATCAATTCGTTAAAAAAGGAGCCCTAACCCAAATAACTGCAGCGAGTATCACAGGGCATTTTGGGAAAAAGATTCGAAAGTTCTCCCTCGATTGTGTGGAAGCGAACTTAACTCACTTTATTGCCAGTGATGCACA
This genomic stretch from Bacillus oleivorans harbors:
- a CDS encoding tyrosine-protein phosphatase; this encodes MIDIHCHILPNLDDGSKSMAESIGMAKKAVQEGINTIIATPHHKNGSYENTKHSILEHVQALNDVLVQEMIPLTILPGQEVRIYGEVLHDFEKGEILTLNDGGNYLFVEFPSGSVPRFTEKLLYDIQMRGLTPIIVHPERNQTLIENPEMLYQFVKKGALTQITAASITGHFGKKIRKFSLDCVEANLTHFIASDAHNTHNRTFLMREAYHVIREEFGQDLVFLFRENAQLLVEGKTVFKEIPERIKRKKILGLF